One Thunnus albacares chromosome 12, fThuAlb1.1, whole genome shotgun sequence genomic region harbors:
- the LOC122994171 gene encoding cytochrome c oxidase assembly factor 1 homolog isoform X1: MRVSTSKLQQLTIFTTVLTGGGIGTMYYLLQKKFFESDYHRLALQKLEACPVAMERLGAPPLKIHNIHLTDRNNRVDQHSAQIKIPVTGSETGGYLYTSSVRDPNTNRWSLKQAVLMLREGQTIDLLNPPPPAVTEHTEELNTGCWH, encoded by the exons ATGAGAGTTTCCACCAGTAAACTGCAGCAGCTCACCATCTTCACCACTGTGCTGACAGGTGGAGGGATCGGCACCATGTACTATCTGCTGCAGA AGAAATTCTTTGAGTCAGACTACCACAGATTGGCTCTGCAGAAGTTGGAAGCATGTCCGGTTGCCATGGAAAGACTGGGGGCCCCACCTTTAAAAATCCACAACATCCATCTAACTGATAGAAACAACCGTGTAGACCAGCACAGCGCACAG ataAAGATCCCTGTGACTGGGTCAGAAACTGGAGGTTATCTGTATACGTCTTCAGTTAGAGACCCTAATACCAACAG ATGGAGTCTGAAGCAGGCAGTTCTGATGCTCAGAGAGGGACAGACCATCGACCTGCTGAATCCTCCTCCACCAGCTGTGACAGAGCACACAGAGGAACTGAATACAGGCTGCTGGCACTGA
- the LOC122994171 gene encoding cytochrome c oxidase assembly factor 1 homolog isoform X2 translates to MRVSTSKLQQLTIFTTVLTGGGIGTMYYLLQKKFFESDYHRLALQKLEACPVAMERLGAPPLKIHNIHLTDRNNRVDQHSAQIKIPVTGSETGGYLYTSSVRDPNTNRQLLRLHVKFSMKLLPGYRLNILSHTSYQRKSATNPVC, encoded by the exons ATGAGAGTTTCCACCAGTAAACTGCAGCAGCTCACCATCTTCACCACTGTGCTGACAGGTGGAGGGATCGGCACCATGTACTATCTGCTGCAGA AGAAATTCTTTGAGTCAGACTACCACAGATTGGCTCTGCAGAAGTTGGAAGCATGTCCGGTTGCCATGGAAAGACTGGGGGCCCCACCTTTAAAAATCCACAACATCCATCTAACTGATAGAAACAACCGTGTAGACCAGCACAGCGCACAG ataAAGATCCCTGTGACTGGGTCAGAAACTGGAGGTTATCTGTATACGTCTTCAGTTAGAGACCCTAATACCAACAG GCAACTGCTGAGGTTACATGTGAAGTTCTCCATGAAACTGTTGCCAGGATACAGACTAAACATCCTGAGTCACACTTCCTACCAGAGaaa ATCTGCTACAAACCCTGTGTGCTGA